The Arachis hypogaea cultivar Tifrunner chromosome 14, arahy.Tifrunner.gnm2.J5K5, whole genome shotgun sequence genome has a segment encoding these proteins:
- the LOC112743147 gene encoding uncharacterized protein has product MIAEVIKPLVEADPSLKVKSIIAEVQSKFNYTTSYRKAWLAKQKAIANLFGGWEASYEALPSWFEAMVQKDPSAAVEIETAPAYQGDEVVHDVRILTRVFWSFYPCIRAFRSCKPIVQVDGTHLYEKYKGALLVAVSQDGNGNIVPLAFAVVEGETSDAWHFFLTHLRTHVVTRDGVGLISDCHDSITSTIACSNGSWEPPRAIRMFCVRHIASNFLRNFKAPYLQKLIVNMGT; this is encoded by the coding sequence ATGATTGCAGAGGTGATAAAGCCATTGGTTGAAGCTGATCCATCTTTGAAAGTGAAATCAATAATTGCTGAAGTGCAGTCAAAATTCAATTATACGACAAGTTACCGCAAAGCATGGCTCGCGAAGCAAAAGGCAATTGCAAACCTTTTTGGTGGTTGGGAAGCTTCTTATGAAGCTTTGCCGTCGTGGTTTGAAGCAATGGTACAAAAAGATCCATCAGCAGCAGTCGAGATTGAAACTGCACCAGCATACCAAGGGGATGAGGTAGTCCATGATGTAAGGATACTGACGCGGGTATTTTGGAGCTTTTATCCTTGCATCAGAGCATTTAGGAGCTGCAAGCCAATCGTACAGGTGGATGGGACACATCTGTACGAAAAATATAAAGGAGCTCTACTAGTTGCAGTTTCTCAGGATGGCAATGGCAATATTGTGCCTCTTGCATTTGCCGTTGTTGAGGGTGAGACTTCTGATGCATGGCACTTCTTTCTTACTCATTTACGCACACATGTGGTGACTCGAGATGGTGTTGGGCTTATCTCTGATTGTCACGACTCTATTACCTCAACAATAGCTTGTAGTAATGGATCATGGGAACCTCCAAGAGCTATCCGAATGTTTTGTGTTAGGCACATAGCATCCAACTTTTTGAGAAATTTCAAAGCACCGTATTTACAGAAACTGATAGTCAATATGGGTACGTAG